The window TGAGCGGGACACAACTGCCGGCGAACCTCTCGACCGAGATGGTCCGGGAGATCTCCGAGCGCCGCGAGGAACCCGAGTGGCTGCTCGAGGCTCGCCTCGACGCCCTCGAGGCGCTCGACGACCTCGAGCTCCCGGACGTCATCAAGACCCCGGGCCGCCGGTGGACGAATCTCGAAGCGCTCGATTTCGGCTCGCTGGTCGACCCGCTGAACCAGGCCGACGAGACCGAACGCACGAGCGACGAGGGCGTCGAAGTCCTCACGTTCGCCGAGGCGATCGAGGCCCACCCCGACCTCGTCGAGTCCTCGTTCGGTTCGACGATCGACCCCACCGAGAACTACCTCACGGCGCTGTCGGCGGCGCTTTTCACGACCGGCACGGTCGTCTACGTCCCCGAGGGCGTCGACGCCGAGGACGTGACCGTCCGCGCGGAGATGAACTCCCGGTCGCTGTTCAGCCACACCCTGGTGATCGCCGAGAAGTCGTCGTCGGTCACGATCCTCGAGAGCATCGAGTCTGGTGGATCCACTGACGCCGAGTCGCGGTACTTCTCGAACCTCGTAGAGATCGACGCGGGCGAGAACGCCTACGTCCAGTACGGGTCGCTGCAGAACCTCGCGGAGGACACCTACCACTACGCGCTCAAGCGCGCCGACGTCGGCACCTACGGGACGGTCAACTGGATCGAGGGTAACCTCGGCTCCCGACTCACCCGCAGCGACGTCGAGTCAGAACTCGAGGGCGACTCCGCGGAGACGAAGATCGTCGGCGCCTTCTTCGGCCACGCGGACCAGCACTTCGACGTCAACGCCCGCGTGTGGCACCACGGTGAGAACACGACCGCCGACCTCGT of the Halobellus ruber genome contains:
- the sufD gene encoding Fe-S cluster assembly protein SufD; the encoded protein is MSGTQLPANLSTEMVREISERREEPEWLLEARLDALEALDDLELPDVIKTPGRRWTNLEALDFGSLVDPLNQADETERTSDEGVEVLTFAEAIEAHPDLVESSFGSTIDPTENYLTALSAALFTTGTVVYVPEGVDAEDVTVRAEMNSRSLFSHTLVIAEKSSSVTILESIESGGSTDAESRYFSNLVEIDAGENAYVQYGSLQNLAEDTYHYALKRADVGTYGTVNWIEGNLGSRLTRSDVESELEGDSAETKIVGAFFGHADQHFDVNARVWHHGENTTADLVTRGVLDDEARSVYEGVQDVGRDAWNTSSYQRENTLMLSDESEADASPKLIIHNHDTEASHSATVGQVDQEDLFYMISRSIGRTQARNMLVEGFFVPVLDEIAVDEFREDLRELIAARLR